A genomic stretch from Antarcticibacterium flavum includes:
- a CDS encoding glycosyltransferase family 2 protein encodes MKAKLSIVIACFNDPDVVTAVESARAQTYCNKEIIVVDDGSNLPVAGMIEELSGRVDHVILQKNLGQSIARNRGIKKGTGEYILNLDSDDFFEPTFCEKAIELMDKDPEVKIVTCKAERFNKKGSIDIYTPAGGDYINFLTSNSALGSSMFRREDWMRCAGYEETLPVLGFEDWELYLNILKEGGRAAVLNEVLFHYQVRENSTTARIKDMKHDKYQQIVLKHRDLYVQHFDILITELFAKIKKEENEKLKMSRGAEFSLGNKILAPLKYLKRKLQ; translated from the coding sequence TTGAAAGCGAAATTGTCCATAGTTATTGCCTGCTTTAATGATCCGGATGTGGTTACAGCTGTCGAATCTGCAAGGGCACAGACATATTGTAATAAAGAAATTATTGTTGTGGATGATGGCTCAAATCTGCCCGTGGCCGGTATGATTGAAGAATTGAGTGGCCGGGTGGATCATGTTATCCTTCAGAAAAATCTTGGACAAAGCATTGCGCGCAACCGGGGTATTAAAAAAGGTACCGGAGAATATATTTTAAATCTGGATTCCGATGATTTCTTTGAGCCTACTTTTTGTGAAAAAGCGATAGAATTAATGGATAAAGATCCTGAGGTGAAGATCGTCACCTGTAAGGCAGAGAGATTTAATAAGAAAGGATCAATTGATATATATACTCCGGCCGGTGGAGATTATATCAATTTTCTCACCTCAAACTCAGCACTGGGAAGTTCGATGTTTAGAAGGGAGGACTGGATGAGGTGTGCAGGTTACGAGGAAACTCTTCCTGTTTTGGGTTTCGAAGACTGGGAATTGTACCTGAATATTCTTAAGGAAGGAGGCCGTGCTGCGGTCTTGAACGAAGTTCTCTTTCATTACCAGGTCAGGGAAAATTCCACGACAGCTAGAATTAAGGATATGAAGCATGACAAATACCAACAAATTGTACTAAAACATAGGGATTTGTATGTTCAACATTTTGATATTCTTATAACTGAGCTATTTGCGAAAATTAAGAAGGAAGAAAATGAAAAGCTTAAGATGTCAAGGGGAGCAGAATTTAGTTTAGGAAATAAAATTCTTGCACCTTTGAAATACTTAAAAAGAAAACTACAGTGA
- a CDS encoding glycosyltransferase family 2 protein — protein sequence MKEELQIPQVSVIMATFNRRHLIEETLNSLRRQSFEDWECLIIDDGSTDNTAVVVEKNIKGDKRFHYFKRAKKYSQGLPGSRNNGLDLAKGRYIMFVDDDDILHPENLQVSVNVLEKYETSFCRFDKKPFTGNWTENNLNKIDKFKEELFRINDLEKMITGKIPFASCTVLWSRRCFQNLRFNEELMYAEEWECYTRILSEGYEGVSIEQVLYFNRKHSNSNTAEFWENDQARVSSYVQAAIEIISVLKKKNLFTPGLKNFFLRLGFNLRNKEIIEETLFATGAGKFEKMQYLMGLKYYSWLRPIFYIKGKILRN from the coding sequence GTGAAGGAAGAGCTCCAGATTCCTCAGGTCTCAGTCATCATGGCTACTTTTAATCGCCGCCATTTAATTGAGGAAACTTTGAATTCGCTAAGAAGGCAAAGTTTCGAAGACTGGGAATGCCTGATAATTGATGATGGGAGCACGGATAATACCGCCGTAGTCGTCGAGAAAAATATTAAAGGAGATAAAAGGTTTCATTATTTTAAAAGAGCAAAGAAATATTCACAGGGTCTTCCCGGCTCAAGGAATAATGGATTGGATCTAGCAAAGGGGAGATATATCATGTTCGTTGATGATGATGACATTCTACATCCTGAAAATCTCCAGGTGAGTGTAAATGTTCTTGAAAAGTATGAGACATCTTTTTGCAGATTTGATAAAAAACCTTTCACGGGAAATTGGACAGAAAATAACCTGAACAAGATCGATAAATTCAAGGAAGAACTATTCCGCATAAATGATCTTGAAAAAATGATCACCGGAAAAATTCCTTTTGCATCCTGTACCGTGTTATGGAGTCGAAGATGCTTTCAAAACCTAAGGTTCAATGAAGAGTTGATGTATGCCGAGGAATGGGAGTGCTATACCCGAATTCTTTCTGAAGGTTATGAAGGGGTTTCTATAGAGCAGGTTTTATATTTCAATAGGAAACATTCTAATTCAAACACAGCCGAATTTTGGGAAAATGATCAGGCAAGAGTAAGTTCGTACGTTCAGGCCGCTATAGAAATCATTAGCGTGCTGAAGAAAAAGAATTTATTTACTCCCGGCTTGAAAAACTTTTTCCTAAGGTTAGGATTTAACCTGCGCAACAAAGAAATCATCGAAGAAACTCTTTTCGCGACAGGTGCAGGAAAGTTTGAAAAGATGCAATACCTTATGGGTCTGAAATATTATTCCTGGCTGCGACCAATTTTTTATATTAAAGGAAAAATTCTGAGAAATTGA
- the wecB gene encoding non-hydrolyzing UDP-N-acetylglucosamine 2-epimerase, whose protein sequence is MKVLLTFGTRPEAIKMAPVIRELIRRKINFKVCVTAQHREMLDQVLDFFSIQPDFDLNLMVPDQNLNSLSAQIFKEFAPVLNMEKPDLVIVQGDTTTAFCVAMAAFNAGVKVAHIEAGLRTYNLTSPYPEEGNRQLLSRIANFHFAPTAHAQQNLLKEGVTKEDVYVTGNTSIDALEYAKSILKSGYRNSEINDLEKRVDPGLNLILVTAHRRENFQHGLLELCKSLNYLGNRKDVQILFPVHPNPKVQKIIFENIDSRANIVLLKPLNFPALMWLMEKSKFIISDSGGVQEEAPSFNKIVIVTREVTERIEGLEKGFSILVGTSASRIIEESEQILNGSIPDPSGPNPYGGGNAAARITDVLLRSFQKV, encoded by the coding sequence TTGAAAGTACTGTTAACCTTTGGAACACGACCTGAAGCTATAAAAATGGCCCCCGTTATTAGGGAATTGATTAGGAGGAAAATTAACTTTAAAGTTTGCGTTACTGCTCAGCACCGCGAAATGCTAGACCAGGTACTGGATTTCTTTTCGATTCAGCCTGATTTTGACCTGAACCTTATGGTACCTGATCAAAACCTTAATTCTCTTAGTGCACAAATCTTTAAAGAATTCGCACCTGTTCTGAATATGGAAAAGCCGGACCTGGTGATAGTCCAGGGAGATACCACGACAGCTTTTTGTGTGGCGATGGCAGCATTTAATGCAGGCGTTAAGGTAGCGCATATTGAAGCCGGCTTAAGAACATACAATTTAACTTCACCCTATCCTGAAGAGGGGAACCGGCAGCTCTTAAGCAGAATAGCAAATTTTCATTTTGCTCCCACTGCTCATGCGCAACAAAACCTGTTAAAAGAAGGTGTGACTAAAGAGGATGTTTATGTGACAGGTAATACATCTATAGATGCTTTGGAATATGCAAAAAGCATCTTGAAATCTGGATATAGGAATTCTGAAATTAATGATCTTGAAAAAAGGGTTGATCCTGGTTTAAATTTAATCCTGGTGACCGCACATCGAAGAGAAAATTTTCAACATGGATTATTAGAGTTGTGCAAAAGCTTAAATTATTTAGGAAACAGAAAAGATGTTCAAATCCTCTTTCCTGTTCACCCAAATCCAAAAGTCCAAAAAATAATTTTTGAAAATATTGATTCCAGGGCAAATATTGTGTTGCTAAAACCTCTCAATTTTCCAGCACTCATGTGGTTAATGGAAAAGTCGAAATTCATAATTTCCGATTCCGGCGGAGTTCAGGAAGAAGCTCCCTCCTTTAATAAGATCGTCATTGTGACGCGGGAGGTAACGGAACGAATTGAAGGTTTGGAAAAAGGGTTTAGTATTTTAGTGGGAACTTCAGCATCACGTATAATTGAGGAAAGTGAGCAAATTCTTAATGGTTCTATTCCGGATCCATCCGGGCCAAATCCTTATGGCGGCGGTAATGCTGCTGCTAGAATTACTGATGTACTCTTAAGATCATTCCAAAAGGTATAA
- a CDS encoding class I SAM-dependent methyltransferase, translated as MKTLHRLSLNSRFPAGHFYSSVVSLDDIRKRQDQIWPSDLPQIIPGIDLRRKEQLELLSELSKFYIDLPFPENKNKEFRYFLNNPYFSYGDGLILYFMIRHYEPKKIIEIGSGFSSALMLDTNECFFGGEIELIFVEPYPETRLLQLMNKKEEKVQLIAEEIQGIPLHIFKTFEPGDILFVDSSHIIKTGSDVQFILNKILPILKKGVLIHIHDIHFPFEYPKDWVLDGFGWNEVYYIQAFLMYNEGFKIIMFNDYLSKVNPEALVSMPLMAKATGSSLWLEKTI; from the coding sequence GTGAAAACTTTGCACCGTTTAAGTTTAAATTCCAGATTTCCTGCCGGCCATTTTTACTCCAGCGTAGTCTCTTTAGATGATATTCGAAAAAGGCAAGATCAAATCTGGCCTTCAGATTTACCACAAATTATACCGGGGATTGACTTAAGAAGAAAGGAACAGTTAGAACTTCTAAGTGAATTAAGTAAATTCTATATTGATCTTCCTTTTCCCGAAAACAAGAATAAGGAGTTTCGTTACTTTTTGAATAATCCCTATTTTTCCTATGGTGACGGCCTTATCTTATATTTTATGATAAGGCATTATGAACCTAAAAAAATTATAGAAATTGGATCAGGTTTTTCTTCGGCCTTGATGTTAGACACGAATGAATGTTTTTTCGGCGGTGAAATAGAATTGATTTTTGTTGAGCCATATCCGGAGACACGACTGCTCCAACTAATGAATAAGAAGGAAGAAAAAGTTCAATTAATTGCAGAAGAAATTCAGGGAATTCCCCTGCACATTTTTAAAACTTTCGAACCGGGGGATATTTTATTTGTGGATAGTTCCCATATTATCAAAACGGGTAGTGATGTCCAATTTATTCTGAATAAAATACTTCCCATTTTAAAGAAAGGAGTTTTAATTCACATTCACGATATCCATTTTCCTTTTGAATACCCTAAAGATTGGGTTCTCGATGGTTTCGGTTGGAACGAAGTTTATTATATTCAGGCATTTCTAATGTACAACGAGGGATTTAAAATTATAATGTTTAATGACTACCTGAGTAAAGTAAACCCTGAAGCTTTAGTTTCTATGCCCCTTATGGCAAAGGCTACCGGAAGTAGTTTGTGGTTAGAAAAGACAATTTAG
- a CDS encoding glycosyltransferase family protein: MKKILVVVESINVEDSSGSKANVAMIKNLHKAGFDLKVYHYTRNDLKINGVPCYAIPEKRRSSLFFLSRIERYIRYLFKIQLNKPLEHLFGFSFTLFNDRKSIISALKKDTNFKPDLVLTLSKGGSFRPHHALLKMPEWHKIWMAYIHDPYPMHLYPRPFAWVEPGYSKKWEFMNDISEKAAFNAFPSKLLMEWMGSYFPGFLQKGVVIPHQIDSAPSTPDALPEFFNVKGFNLLHAGTLLGPRKPEFLIQAFKSFLELHPEASIDAKLIFIGNTNEHQKQLQKYEKLISKANFVVQSSLDSKIVLGMQEQASVNIILEAKSEISPFLPGKFPHCVKANKPILLLGPQLSETRRLLGEAYPYWAEIDETEKISEMISDLYKDWKFNAGNLELNRPDLEQYLSEGHLKLVIDTLKIK, from the coding sequence TTGAAGAAAATACTAGTAGTTGTAGAATCGATCAATGTTGAGGACAGTAGTGGTTCCAAGGCAAATGTGGCTATGATAAAAAATTTGCATAAAGCCGGTTTTGACCTGAAGGTTTACCACTATACCCGAAATGACCTTAAAATTAATGGAGTACCCTGTTATGCCATCCCCGAAAAGAGGCGGAGTAGTCTTTTTTTTCTCAGTCGAATTGAAAGATATATTCGTTATCTCTTTAAAATTCAACTAAACAAGCCACTGGAACACTTATTTGGGTTCTCTTTTACTTTATTCAATGACAGGAAAAGTATAATTTCAGCTCTAAAAAAAGATACAAATTTTAAGCCGGATCTGGTACTGACCTTAAGTAAAGGTGGAAGTTTCAGGCCTCATCACGCTCTTTTGAAAATGCCGGAATGGCATAAGATATGGATGGCCTATATCCATGATCCTTATCCCATGCATCTCTATCCAAGACCCTTTGCCTGGGTGGAACCCGGATATTCCAAAAAATGGGAATTCATGAATGATATTTCAGAAAAAGCAGCTTTTAATGCTTTTCCCAGTAAACTGCTTATGGAGTGGATGGGAAGTTATTTTCCAGGCTTTCTTCAAAAAGGAGTGGTGATACCACATCAAATAGATTCTGCCCCTTCAACCCCGGATGCTTTGCCTGAATTTTTCAATGTCAAAGGATTCAACCTTCTGCATGCCGGTACCTTATTAGGCCCAAGAAAACCTGAATTTCTGATCCAAGCTTTTAAAAGCTTTTTAGAACTCCATCCTGAAGCTTCCATTGATGCGAAGCTAATTTTTATTGGAAATACGAATGAACACCAAAAACAACTACAGAAGTATGAAAAGCTTATTTCTAAAGCGAATTTTGTGGTCCAGTCATCATTAGATTCCAAAATAGTACTGGGAATGCAGGAGCAAGCCTCTGTAAATATTATACTGGAAGCCAAGTCTGAAATTAGCCCTTTTTTACCCGGTAAATTTCCCCATTGTGTTAAAGCAAATAAACCAATTCTGCTCCTTGGCCCTCAACTGAGTGAAACAAGAAGATTGCTGGGAGAGGCTTACCCTTATTGGGCTGAAATAGATGAAACTGAGAAAATTAGTGAGATGATATCCGATCTTTACAAGGACTGGAAATTCAATGCAGGAAATCTTGAGCTAAACAGGCCCGATTTGGAACAATATCTTTCTGAAGGCCATTTGAAATTGGTAATTGATACATTAAAGATCAAGTAA
- a CDS encoding glycosyltransferase family 4 protein, protein MKILMVSMFANHFFNWTNQLKNSGHEVYWIDVFDNGSSVQNIDWVHQTVGWKRRFNFPGRQTLKRSVPFLYKMMENLNERELADIVDKKIREIKPDVVQSFVLFSACAPILEVMRKYPNIKWIYSAWGNDLFYFQNEPDYLKDIKAVLPRINYMFADCHRDYEIAREYGFKGKFLGVFPGGGGYNFDLEEDIIPLRDRKIILIKGYQKLFGECVKVLQALEGIEKELAGFQVIVFGADEVAMDYINKHNLGEKENYSIQNNIGRAELMKLMGKSLIYIGNSISDGTPNTMLEAMIMGAFPIQSNPGGVTEEWITPGVNGLLIQDPQNVKEIRELILEALKDLDLLEKAVQYNFERIKPQLDRDTVTRNVLRKYASIEAELLNP, encoded by the coding sequence ATGAAGATCCTGATGGTTTCCATGTTTGCCAATCATTTTTTTAACTGGACCAATCAGTTGAAAAATTCGGGTCATGAGGTCTATTGGATAGATGTTTTTGATAACGGTTCTTCAGTGCAAAATATTGACTGGGTTCATCAAACGGTGGGCTGGAAGAGACGATTTAATTTTCCGGGAAGACAGACACTAAAAAGAAGTGTTCCTTTTCTGTACAAGATGATGGAGAATCTAAATGAAAGGGAGCTTGCAGATATTGTTGATAAGAAAATACGGGAAATTAAACCTGATGTGGTTCAAAGTTTTGTGCTTTTTTCTGCCTGCGCACCTATTTTAGAAGTGATGAGAAAATATCCAAATATAAAATGGATATATTCGGCATGGGGAAATGATCTTTTCTATTTTCAAAATGAACCTGATTATTTAAAAGATATAAAAGCAGTTTTACCCCGAATTAACTACATGTTTGCTGATTGCCATCGTGATTATGAAATTGCTAGAGAATACGGTTTTAAAGGAAAGTTTCTAGGAGTTTTTCCCGGTGGTGGTGGTTATAATTTTGATCTTGAGGAGGATATAATCCCTCTAAGAGATCGAAAAATTATTTTGATCAAAGGATATCAGAAGCTTTTTGGGGAATGCGTTAAAGTACTGCAGGCTTTGGAAGGAATTGAAAAAGAGCTGGCGGGTTTTCAGGTTATAGTTTTTGGTGCAGATGAAGTTGCAATGGATTATATAAATAAACATAATCTCGGTGAAAAGGAAAACTATAGTATTCAAAATAATATAGGTCGTGCAGAGCTGATGAAATTAATGGGGAAATCCCTTATTTACATTGGAAACAGTATTTCTGATGGGACACCTAACACCATGCTCGAAGCCATGATAATGGGTGCCTTCCCAATTCAGTCCAATCCCGGGGGAGTAACAGAGGAATGGATCACACCGGGAGTAAATGGTTTACTAATTCAGGATCCACAGAATGTTAAGGAAATTCGGGAACTAATTTTGGAGGCTTTAAAGGATCTGGATTTGCTGGAAAAAGCGGTGCAATATAATTTTGAAAGAATAAAACCTCAATTGGATAGAGACACTGTTACCAGGAATGTTTTACGAAAATATGCTTCAATTGAAGCAGAACTCCTAAACCCATGA
- a CDS encoding glycosyltransferase family 2 protein: MKSSISIIYAYRNREIQRIRFSMESLKLQSSQNFEVIFVDYGSNRETAIDLEKLLKSYSFVKYIYLPVENLLWNKSKALNYGILQSKGDFIFIADVDLIFHPEATALLDSLKRPDVFQLFKMGYLDKEESQKLKSEYNFKDLKPSRIGDVNGMILAPKHAFIQINGFDEFFHFYGAEDEDLFARLENAGYKRDKNEDLFFYHNWHRSFSGSENELLTTNPRLKNIMRINQQHFHRNRDRRVTKPLRQEGMGKINNSEKAQQLEKPNFTFSIPNILAQVEHFLREEIPTYAGEIIHAEFYEDPYFSTFKHKTKNLLGKQSQPYCSLKEVNDRILQEILFNYRDYNYSFRIQDDLKRIIFKIQM, translated from the coding sequence ATGAAAAGCAGTATAAGTATAATCTACGCTTACCGAAATCGCGAAATACAGAGGATCAGGTTCAGTATGGAGTCACTAAAGCTGCAAAGTTCTCAAAATTTTGAAGTGATCTTTGTTGATTACGGGAGTAATAGAGAAACAGCCATTGATCTTGAGAAACTTTTGAAGAGTTATAGTTTTGTAAAATATATTTATCTTCCTGTTGAAAATTTACTTTGGAATAAAAGTAAGGCACTTAATTACGGTATCCTTCAGAGCAAAGGGGACTTCATATTTATAGCAGATGTAGATTTGATTTTTCATCCCGAGGCGACAGCTCTCCTGGATAGTCTTAAAAGGCCAGATGTTTTCCAACTCTTCAAAATGGGATATCTTGATAAAGAAGAATCACAAAAACTTAAATCTGAATATAATTTTAAAGATCTCAAACCCTCCCGCATTGGAGATGTTAATGGAATGATACTCGCTCCTAAACATGCTTTTATCCAGATTAATGGCTTTGACGAGTTCTTCCATTTTTACGGAGCTGAAGATGAAGACCTTTTCGCACGCCTTGAGAATGCAGGATATAAGAGAGATAAAAATGAAGATCTTTTCTTTTATCATAACTGGCACAGAAGTTTTTCAGGATCAGAGAATGAGCTTCTTACCACTAATCCCAGATTAAAGAATATAATGCGGATCAATCAACAACATTTTCATAGGAACAGGGACAGAAGGGTGACCAAGCCTTTAAGACAGGAAGGAATGGGGAAGATCAACAATTCCGAAAAGGCACAGCAGCTTGAGAAACCAAACTTCACTTTCTCAATTCCCAATATTCTGGCGCAGGTAGAACACTTCCTGAGAGAAGAAATTCCTACTTACGCCGGAGAAATTATCCATGCCGAATTTTATGAAGATCCATATTTTTCTACTTTTAAGCATAAAACCAAAAACCTTCTGGGAAAACAAAGTCAGCCTTACTGTTCTCTCAAAGAGGTAAACGACAGGATACTTCAAGAGATTCTTTTTAACTATCGGGACTATAATTATTCCTTTCGAATCCAGGACGATTTGAAACGTATCATTTTTAAAATTCAGATGTAG
- a CDS encoding class I SAM-dependent methyltransferase gives MKIKIIDTVLNVTRNFVRDLIRSHRARVQAGETRKLRINKSTDYRRWERTTELFPDWDERTTILAGYIEPGSRIIEFGAGNMALKNSLPSGCSYTPSDIYKRSDDVIVCDLNQPVLIDLSLYDTAVFSGVLEYVYDIDKVFNQLKPFVKNVVLSYSCRDLSDANRLERGWLSDYSQTELESIFRKYNYEIIGTGQWRKQLLYSLKQKKSPQ, from the coding sequence TTGAAAATCAAAATTATAGATACTGTCCTGAATGTTACCCGCAATTTTGTTAGGGATTTGATCCGGAGTCATAGGGCCCGAGTCCAGGCAGGAGAAACCAGGAAACTTCGAATAAATAAATCCACAGATTACAGGCGCTGGGAAAGAACTACAGAATTGTTTCCCGATTGGGATGAGCGCACAACGATTCTGGCAGGTTATATTGAACCCGGATCCAGAATTATAGAGTTTGGAGCCGGTAATATGGCCTTAAAAAATAGTCTTCCATCCGGCTGTTCTTATACTCCATCAGATATTTATAAAAGATCGGACGATGTAATAGTATGTGACCTTAACCAGCCTGTTTTGATCGATCTTTCGCTGTATGATACCGCAGTTTTTAGTGGGGTTCTTGAATATGTTTATGATATAGATAAAGTTTTTAATCAATTAAAGCCTTTTGTGAAAAATGTAGTGTTGTCCTATTCCTGCAGGGATTTGTCTGATGCGAACCGATTGGAAAGAGGCTGGTTAAGTGATTATTCCCAAACTGAACTGGAAAGTATTTTTAGAAAATATAATTATGAAATAATTGGCACGGGGCAATGGAGAAAACAATTGTTATATTCCCTGAAGCAGAAAAAAAGCCCCCAATGA
- a CDS encoding glycosyltransferase family A protein — translation MRTGSNPQKTQKKIALKTNHRVVVVVFIPALTGYYQNSLEVFELCIKSLILANNGHYSITLVNNGSCSEVEDLIESYSSEEIDCIIHHRQNIGKIDALVGAARGAREELITLSDADILYKPNWDSAIYEIFNAFKKAGSVSPISFRHGLFYGTSSVFKQILFGRIKFSYLPVPENFDDQNKYLSSINWNNEKNDQVKWPIVSRNGVRAIVGSGHQVITIKREVLFSTVPKIPSLTLVGGDSENKYIDEPIDKAGLMRLSTYQNFAYHMGNQVEDWMHNIPSGQKLNIQSQDISPSEKKKRKTPSHKVYILKKHLLKTLFKLRYPG, via the coding sequence ATGAGAACCGGTTCCAATCCTCAAAAAACGCAGAAGAAGATTGCTTTGAAAACCAATCACAGAGTAGTGGTTGTGGTATTCATTCCGGCGCTCACCGGTTATTACCAGAATTCTCTGGAGGTATTTGAGCTTTGCATAAAATCACTTATTCTTGCTAATAATGGGCACTATTCTATTACTTTGGTCAATAATGGTTCTTGTAGTGAGGTCGAAGACCTGATAGAAAGCTATTCTTCAGAAGAAATAGATTGTATAATTCATCACAGGCAAAATATCGGGAAAATTGATGCATTAGTGGGTGCTGCAAGAGGGGCACGGGAAGAATTGATCACTTTAAGTGATGCAGATATTCTTTATAAACCAAACTGGGATTCGGCAATCTACGAAATTTTTAATGCGTTTAAAAAAGCCGGTTCCGTCTCTCCCATTTCATTCAGGCATGGATTGTTCTATGGCACAAGCTCAGTTTTTAAGCAAATTCTATTTGGCCGGATAAAATTTTCTTACCTGCCGGTTCCTGAGAATTTTGACGACCAGAACAAATATCTCTCAAGCATTAACTGGAACAATGAAAAAAATGATCAGGTTAAGTGGCCCATTGTTTCCAGGAATGGCGTCCGGGCAATAGTCGGCAGTGGACATCAGGTAATCACAATTAAGAGAGAAGTTCTTTTTTCTACTGTACCCAAAATTCCATCCCTGACTCTTGTAGGCGGGGATTCTGAGAACAAATATATAGATGAGCCCATAGATAAAGCCGGATTGATGAGGTTGAGTACCTATCAAAATTTTGCGTATCACATGGGAAACCAGGTGGAAGACTGGATGCATAACATCCCATCAGGTCAAAAGTTAAATATCCAAAGTCAAGATATTTCTCCTTCAGAAAAGAAAAAAAGAAAAACCCCTTCACATAAAGTCTATATTTTGAAAAAGCATTTATTAAAGACATTGTTTAAACTTCGGTATCCGGGATGA
- a CDS encoding glycosyltransferase family 4 protein: MKTKVLIIGPIEDHGGRELEAGFIVSVLKDDFDVSVLSTGNMSPKSQFYEISDGIRMKSLKQRLFKKYKLLRPATILSYLRNRRKEPLYFYVNNKFNLRLIKSREKNILKETIEKNDLIFVIAHLQTLRTKEIIELSEKLGKPLIFRTTGKILKQKFPSYLQKVTHFIHHSYHNARSLHEKINEPKYHIIDQTSFLENELLKIPLASKRVTNFGVIGRLSPEKNLENLILYFKESSDLSDTLFLIGEGELRLKLENICAGIPNVRILGSIASTEIPEIFREIDCLILASYSEAGPLVGVEAMASGRLLLSTRVGAMEERLRGTGNDFWFEADSKASFVKQFKRIKELNSEEISEIAANNRNVYLKKYSHKEIAESYKNAVNFALNDNKSRNNSYS, from the coding sequence ATGAAAACAAAAGTTTTAATAATAGGCCCTATTGAGGATCATGGAGGTAGGGAGCTTGAAGCGGGTTTTATTGTATCTGTATTAAAAGATGATTTTGATGTAAGTGTGCTATCTACCGGAAATATGTCCCCTAAATCTCAGTTTTATGAGATTAGTGATGGGATTAGAATGAAATCTTTGAAGCAAAGGTTGTTTAAAAAGTACAAGTTATTGAGACCGGCTACGATTCTAAGTTATTTAAGGAACAGGAGAAAAGAGCCATTATATTTTTACGTGAATAATAAATTTAATTTAAGACTCATTAAATCCCGTGAGAAGAATATTTTAAAAGAAACCATTGAAAAGAATGATCTGATCTTCGTAATCGCCCATCTTCAAACTTTGCGCACGAAAGAGATAATTGAACTTTCAGAGAAGCTTGGAAAGCCTTTAATATTTAGAACTACAGGGAAAATTTTAAAACAGAAATTTCCGTCATATCTTCAGAAAGTCACGCATTTCATACATCATTCTTATCACAATGCCCGGAGTTTACATGAAAAAATAAATGAGCCTAAATATCACATTATCGACCAGACATCTTTTTTGGAAAATGAACTCCTTAAGATACCTCTGGCTAGCAAAAGGGTAACCAATTTTGGGGTGATTGGAAGATTAAGCCCGGAAAAAAACCTGGAAAATCTGATACTCTATTTTAAAGAAAGTAGCGACCTTAGCGATACCTTGTTTTTGATTGGAGAGGGAGAGTTACGCTTGAAGCTTGAAAACATTTGTGCGGGAATTCCGAACGTTAGGATATTAGGATCAATCGCTTCAACAGAAATCCCGGAAATTTTTAGAGAAATTGATTGTTTAATCCTGGCATCTTACTCAGAGGCAGGGCCACTTGTGGGAGTCGAGGCAATGGCTTCAGGACGCCTGCTATTAAGTACCAGAGTTGGAGCTATGGAAGAAAGGCTTCGCGGTACAGGAAATGACTTTTGGTTTGAAGCAGACAGCAAGGCATCATTTGTAAAACAGTTTAAACGAATAAAGGAATTAAATTCTGAGGAAATATCTGAAATTGCAGCGAATAACAGGAATGTTTACCTTAAAAAATATTCTCACAAAGAAATCGCAGAGTCTTATAAAAATGCAGTCAATTTTGCACTCAATGATAACAAAAGCCGAAATAACTCATATTCATAA